From a region of the Fusarium verticillioides 7600 chromosome 9, whole genome shotgun sequence genome:
- a CDS encoding ATPase: MASASPEHDNAATSSKSASEPTPHDSEKADPATTETSIHALNVPTSLRSFLIYFQLLFYANPSWVDILLLVVGTLAALGAGAPFPLMGIIFGQLVNDLNTASCDDGEIASQYSPKELQNSINKKVVMITWIGVISFALIYTYIVSWSIFSRRLENRIRDRYFMSILLQDATFFDKRQAGEITSRLNVDIQAIQSGTSEKVGIIIGCTSFFVSSYVVAFIKNTTLAGILVSLVPAFMLLATVGSMFTAKFATAMSEKIASASSIASEVLANIPVVQAFGAGPRLEVIFAERMKGARKQGINKAFVAAIQAGMLYFIAYSANALAFWQGSTQIASMVQGDGGASVGDIYTVILLLVDACVVLGGIAPLLPLVGAAVGSFEKLREDMDSPAHIDTGSDKGEKLSSVEGTVSFRNVSFAYASRPHHSVLKNVSFDCPAGKHTALVGLSGSGKSTVAGLTSRIYDPAEGTVLLDGHDLKDLNVKSLRSHMSLVQQEPSLLDRSIVENIALGILNSPQPEHERFKATILGTGLTELAAKLRRGEGLTTAAQGFGQDMVDLVHRVQEAARLADAAGFVNRLEYGYGTLVGTGGKLVSGGQRQRLALARALIRDPKILILDEATASLDSASEHRIQMAIESIAKNRTVIAIAHRLSTIKNADNIIVMNSGEIIEQGNHLELMALNGSYASMVRLQTVDSEDAGSTTSTVRTDNIHSEKDSITDLKTKDIEQEVVEDSKEEDAKQKEQASEGDAALDSNKSAWTVMRTISGMVRPYLPLVIVCLFAATIVGLTFSSSGLIFGYTIDNISPCNPVEGIRWAGRFFGGMWFLIACVELLANTTSWTGFGMVAEKLLYKIRVLCFRSLYEQDLDWHQSEGRTPTALLSVITTDAATVGGFSGSIVGTIFSIVVNFLVAIILSHILAWKIAIVCLVIVPILLGCGIMQLRSLSKFERRHAGAFSGAVGIANEAVNSFKTIASLSIEEEVMSSYRRALRAPRKEITLASMYANLWLSLANSTGNLIYAFAYWWGSTRITAGEASQREFFIILICMLVSAQLWGQMFSLAPEVSRARAAASRILSLINLGSSQSDAKKGKLTLTIENAEKDIEACADASVKSNGSKGATIVFRDVKFSYPARPHIQILTGMSFTISAGQFVGLVGPSGAGKSTIMSLVQRMYRPSSGTVEINGNDVCAREGTEFRNDIAVVPQDCALFDGTIRFNVSLGSTPNHEPTDEEIHEACKLANIHDIIMELPNGYDTECGPNGSRLSGGQRQRLAIARALVRRPKLLLLDESTSALDAESERALQEGLERVARGITVIAITHRLHTVRKADVIFMIEGGKVVEKGRHEELVERSETYRTNAVQQMLGN, encoded by the exons atggcttcagcttcaccTGAGCACGACAATGCCGCGACTAGCAGTAAATCTGCTAGCGAGCCTACACCTCATGACTCTGAAAAGGCAGACCCTGCTACAACAGAAACGTCGATACATGCGCTCAATGTCCCAACT AGTCTACGCTCGTTCTTGATCTACTTCCAGCTCCTCTTCTACGCCAATCCATCATGGGtcgatatcctcctcctcgttgtCGGAACTCTTGCAGCCTTAGGGGCCGGAGCACCGTTTCCTCTAATGGGAATCATCTTTGGTCAACTCGTCAACGACCTTAATACTGCGTCATGCGATGATGGAGAAATCGCATCACAATATTCGCCCAAGGAACTTCAgaacagcatcaacaaaaaGGTTGTCATGATCACATGGATCGGCGTGATCAGCTTTGCACTCATCTACACATACATCGTGTCATGGTCAATCTTCAGTCGTCGTCTCGAGAATCGTATTCGCGATCGTTACTTTATGAGTATTCTCCTGCAAGACGCTActttctttgacaagagaCAGGCTGGAGAGATCACATCTCGTCTCAATGTTGATATACAAGCTATTCAGTCAGGAACTTCTGAGAAGGTGGGCATCATTATAGGATGCACGTCTTTCTTTGTATCGTCGTATGTGGTCgccttcatcaagaacaccaCACTCGCCGGAATTCTTGTGTCTCTCGTGCCTGCTTTCATGCTGCTTGCTACAGTGGGTAGCATGTTCACCGCAAAGTTCGCGACTGCAATGTCTGAGAAGATCGCCTCTGCTTCCTCGATCGCCTCAGAGGTTCTTGCGAATATCCCGGTTGTCCAGGCGTTTGGGGCGGGTCCGCGACTAGAGGTCATTTTTGCTGAGAGGATGAAGGGGGCTCGAAAGCAAGGTATCAACAAAGCTTTTGTTGCTGCTATTCAAGCTGGAATGCTTTATTTCATTGCTTACTCTGCAAATGCCCTTGCTTTCTGGCAGGGTAGCACACAAATAGCGAGCATGGTTCAGGGTGATGGCGGTGCATCTGTCGGTGACATCTATACCGTCATTCTCCTGCTGGTTGATG CCTGTGTTGTTTTGGGTGGTATCGCACCGCTGCTGCCCTTAGTTGGAGCTGCTGTTGGGTCGTTTGAAAAACTCCGTGAAGACATGGACAGCCCTGCACATATCGATACTGGGTCCGACAAAGGAGAGAAGCTCTCCTCAGTCGAGGGAACTGTATCTTTCAGGAACGTCTCCTTTGCTTATGCCTCGCGGCCCCACCACTCCGTGCTCAAGAACGTCTCATTTGATTGTCCTGCTGGCAAACACACGGCGCTTGTTGGCTTGTCAGGGAGTGGCAAGTCAACTGTCGCTGGCCTTACATCCCGAATCTATGACCCTGCTGAAGGCACGGTTCTCTTAGATGGTCACGACCTCAAAGACTTGAATGTGAAAAGCTTGAGGAGTCATATGAGTCTTGTACAGCAAGAGCCATCTCTCCTGGATCGATCCATCGTTGAGAACATCGCCCTCGGTATCTTGAACTCCCCTCAGCCCGAGCATGAGCGATTTAAGGCTACTATTCTCGGCACTGGCCTTACTGAACTTGCTGCCAAGCTCCGACGGGGTGAAGGTCTTACTACTGCAGCTCAGGGATTTGGTCAGGATATGGTTGACCTCGTTCATCGTGTTCAGGAGGCTGCGCGTCTGGCGGACGCGGCTGGTTTCGTGAACAGGCTTGAGTATGGTTACGGAACTCTGGTTGGTACAGGCGGGAAGCTTGTAAGTGGCGGCCAACGACAGCGTCTCGCACTCGCAAGAGCCCTCATTCGCGaccccaagatcttgatcctcgATGAAGCCACTGCTTCTCTTGACTCTGCAAGCGAACACCGTATCCAGATGGCCATCGAGTCTATCGCCAAAAACCGCACTGTCATTGCCATTGCTCACCGGTTGTCAACTATTAAGAACGCTGATAACATCATTGTCATGAATAGCGGTGAGATTATCGAGCAAGGAAACCATCTTGAGCTCATGGCCTTGAATGGATCATACGCTAGTATGGTTCGTTTGCAGACGGTCGACTCTGAAGATGCCGGCTCAACCACAAGCACCGTCCGCACTGATAACATTCACTCGGAGAAGGATTCTATCACGGATCTCAAAACCAAGGACATTGAACAAGAGGTGGTAGAAGATtcaaaggaagaagatgccaagcaGAAAGAGCAGGCCTCCGAGGGAGACGCTGCTCTCGATTCCAACAAGTCCGCTTGGACTGTTATGAGAACCATTAGTGGAATGGTCCGACCATATCTCCCTCTCGTCATTGTCTGTCTCTTTGCTGCCACTATTGTTGGCCTcacattctcctcctcgggTCTTATCTTCGGTTATACCATTGACAATATCAGCCCATGTAATCCGGTTGAAGGCATTCGTTGGGCTGGTAGGTTCTTTGGAGGCATGTGGTTCCTGATCGCTTGTGTCGAGTTATTGGCCAATACGACAAGTTGGACTGGCTTCGGCATGGTTGCTGAGAAGTTGTTGTACAAAATCCGAGTCCTTTGCTTCCGCTCCCTTTATGAGCAAGACCTTGATTGGCATCAATCAGAGGGTCGGACGCCAACCGCTTTGTTATCCGTCATCACAACAGATGCTGCTACAGTCGGCGGATTCAGTGGTTCTATCGTCGGTACAATATTCTCCATTGTGGTcaacttcttggtcgctATCATCCTCTCACATATACTTGCTTGGAAGATAGCCATCGTCTGCTTAGTTATCGTCCCTATCCTCCTTGGCTGCGGCATTATGCAGCTTCGATCTCTATCCAAGTTCGAGCGCCGACATGCCGGAGCTTTTTCTGGTGCAGTCGGCATCGCTAACGAAGCCGTTAACTCGTTCAAGACAATTGCCTCACTGTCTATCGAAGAAGAGGTCATGAGCTCGTATCGTCGTGCGCTCAGGGCACCTCGAAAGGAAATCACCCTTGCTTCCATGTATGCCAACTTGTGGCTTTCTCTGGCCAACAGCACTGGAAATCTGATCTACGCATTTGCCTACTGGTGGGGATCAACTCGCATTACTGCTGGCGAGGCAAGCCAGCGAgaattcttcatcattctcatctgcaTGCTTGTCAGTGCACAGCTCTGGGGTCAAATGTTCAGTCTAGCCCCCGAGGTATCTCGTGCTAGAGCAGCCGCTTCCCGAATTCTGAGCTTGATCAACCTGGGATCCTCCCAGAGCGACGCTAAGAAGGGAAAGCTCACGCTCACTATTGAAAACGCCGAGAAAGATATTGAAGCATGTGCTGACGCGTCTGTCAAGAGTAACGGAAGCAAGGGGGCGACCATCGTCTTTAGGGATGTCAAATTCTCATATCCAGCTCGACCTCACATCCAGATCCTCACAGGAATGTCTTTCACCATCTCTGCTGGCCAATTCGTTGGGCTTGTCGGTCCTTCAGGTGCTGGCAAGTCCACCATCATGTCGCTAGTACAACGCATGTACCGCCCCTCCAGCGGAACGGTTGAGATCAACGGCAACGATGTCTGTGCTCGGGAGGGCACCGAGTTCCGTAATGATATAGCGGTTGTTCCTCAGGACTGTGCACTCTTTGACGGGACAATACGATTCAATGTATCGCTAGGCTCAACTCCTAATCATGAACCaacagatgaggagatcCATGAAGCCTGTAAGCTGGCCAACATCCATGATATAATCATGGAGCTACCCAACGGCTACGATACTGAGTGTGGTCCTAATGGCTCGCGTCTTTCTGGCGGGCAGCGCCAGCGTCTAGCCATCGCCCGTGCCCTTGTGCGTAGACCTAAattgctgcttcttgatgagagcaCAAGTGCCCTCGATGCTGAGAGTGAGCGGGCTTTGcaagaaggacttgagaGGGTTGCACGTGGTATCACCGTGATCGCTATCACACATAGGCTTCACACGGTGCGCAAGGCCGATGTCATCTTTATGATTGAGGGAGGCAAGGTTGTTGAAAAGGGAAGACACGAGGAGTTGGTAGAGAGAAGTGAGACCTATCGCACAAATGCTGTGCAGCAGATGCTTGGTAACtga